One part of the Terrimicrobium sacchariphilum genome encodes these proteins:
- the hemL gene encoding glutamate-1-semialdehyde 2,1-aminomutase encodes MVTQNSHELFTEALRHIPGGVNSPVRAFRGVGGEPFFVAEAEGSHILTVDGEELIDYVGTWGPAILGHAPDSVIAAVCGAASRGLSFGIPNPYEVEMARTIKDLVPSIEKVRMVNSGTEATMSAVRLARGFTKRDKVIKFEGCYHGHVDSLLVKAGSGALTHGTPDSAGIPSAFADLTITVPFNDPAAVRQAFAANKGEIAAVILEPVPANAGLYLPEPGFLELLRSLCTESGTVLIFDEVMTGFRLSPGGAQEIYGIVPDLTTLGKIIGGGLPVGAFGGRADIMDHLSPDGPVYQAGTLSGNPVAMAAGLTQLNELVARGGWSELERLGNLMEEGVREAIAGKPLTFQRIGSMFCLYFHPGPVRNLAEAKLADREKFARFFHAALDRGVYFAPSQFEAGFLSLAHTPEDIEETRRVMVEALAVAGI; translated from the coding sequence ATGGTCACTCAGAATTCCCACGAGTTGTTCACCGAGGCGCTACGGCACATCCCGGGGGGGGTAAATTCCCCGGTGCGGGCGTTTCGAGGCGTGGGGGGGGAGCCATTCTTTGTCGCGGAGGCGGAGGGATCACACATCCTCACCGTCGATGGCGAGGAGTTGATCGATTACGTTGGGACCTGGGGGCCGGCGATCCTCGGCCATGCGCCGGATTCCGTCATCGCCGCTGTCTGTGGTGCCGCCTCGCGCGGGCTCAGCTTTGGCATTCCCAATCCCTACGAGGTCGAGATGGCCAGAACGATCAAGGATCTCGTGCCCTCGATCGAGAAGGTCCGCATGGTCAACAGTGGGACAGAGGCGACCATGAGCGCGGTGCGGCTCGCACGCGGATTTACGAAGCGCGACAAGGTGATCAAGTTCGAGGGGTGCTACCATGGGCATGTCGACTCTCTCCTGGTCAAGGCGGGCAGCGGAGCGCTGACCCACGGTACGCCGGATAGTGCGGGCATCCCGTCCGCCTTTGCCGATCTGACGATTACCGTTCCTTTCAATGACCCGGCAGCCGTGCGACAGGCCTTTGCTGCCAACAAGGGCGAGATCGCCGCGGTAATCCTTGAGCCCGTTCCAGCCAATGCGGGGCTTTACCTGCCGGAACCCGGTTTCCTTGAGCTGCTACGCTCGCTCTGTACCGAATCTGGTACGGTGCTGATCTTTGACGAGGTGATGACCGGTTTCCGCCTTTCGCCTGGAGGAGCGCAGGAAATTTACGGGATCGTTCCCGACCTGACGACACTCGGAAAAATCATTGGCGGCGGCCTTCCCGTGGGGGCCTTCGGCGGCCGTGCGGACATCATGGATCATCTTTCGCCTGACGGACCCGTGTACCAGGCAGGAACATTGTCCGGCAATCCTGTCGCCATGGCTGCGGGCCTCACCCAGCTCAACGAGCTCGTCGCCCGCGGGGGGTGGAGCGAACTCGAGCGGCTCGGCAACCTCATGGAGGAGGGCGTGCGCGAGGCCATTGCAGGCAAGCCGCTCACGTTTCAGCGTATCGGGTCGATGTTCTGTCTCTACTTTCACCCCGGCCCGGTGCGAAATCTCGCTGAGGCAAAACTTGCTGATCGTGAGAAGTTTGCCCGCTTCTTCCACGCGGCGCTGGATCGTGGCGTTTACTTCGCCCCTTCGCAATTCGAGGCGGGATTCCTTTCACTGGCACATACGCCGGAGGACATCGAGGAAACCCGCCGCGTCATGGTGGAGGCTCTCGCGGTTGCCGGGATCTAG
- a CDS encoding aspartate aminotransferase family protein yields MSTLSDLYSEFVMPTYGRFDLEIARGAGSRVWDFDGKEYLDYGAGIAVCSLGHAHPEITETIAKQAATLIHTSNLYKTQPQALLAQRLVGITGPGKVFFGNSGAEANEGLIKLTRKFGSETGRYEILTFLGSFHGRTMAGISATGQEKVKKGFAPLLEGFQHLPFGDIKAVKAAIGPKTAGILLEPVQGEGGIHIAAADFLRQLRQLADEHNLLLLFDEIQCGLGRTGEWCGWRSLAPDIQPDGVSWAKGIANGVPLGAFWASSNRGLCDLLGPGTHGTTYGGNPLVSAVGNKVLEIIERDNLLDNAKARGAQLRDGLLAANHPSIDTVRALGLMLGIELVPGITAIDTVKALMAGGLLTIPAGEKVVRLLPPLNVTPEDTAESLDRILKNLPKA; encoded by the coding sequence ATGAGCACTCTCTCCGATCTCTATAGCGAATTCGTCATGCCCACGTACGGCCGTTTCGATCTCGAGATCGCGCGAGGAGCCGGTTCGCGGGTGTGGGACTTCGATGGGAAGGAGTACCTCGACTATGGCGCGGGCATCGCGGTGTGTTCGCTCGGTCATGCTCATCCCGAGATCACGGAAACGATCGCGAAACAGGCCGCCACGCTCATTCACACGTCAAATCTTTACAAGACCCAGCCGCAGGCGCTCCTGGCGCAGCGGCTCGTCGGCATCACCGGTCCGGGCAAGGTTTTCTTCGGCAACAGCGGCGCGGAGGCTAATGAAGGCCTCATCAAGCTCACGCGGAAATTTGGCAGTGAGACGGGACGATACGAGATCCTGACTTTTCTTGGTTCCTTCCATGGTCGCACCATGGCGGGCATCTCCGCGACCGGGCAGGAAAAGGTGAAGAAGGGCTTCGCTCCACTGCTCGAGGGTTTTCAGCATCTGCCGTTTGGCGATATCAAGGCCGTGAAAGCCGCCATCGGACCCAAGACGGCGGGCATCCTGCTGGAGCCCGTCCAGGGCGAGGGAGGCATTCACATTGCCGCTGCGGACTTCCTACGCCAGCTCCGGCAGCTTGCCGATGAGCACAACCTGCTCCTGCTTTTTGACGAAATCCAATGTGGTCTCGGCCGCACGGGCGAATGGTGTGGCTGGCGGTCTCTCGCTCCCGACATCCAGCCCGATGGTGTGAGCTGGGCCAAGGGCATCGCCAATGGCGTGCCGCTCGGAGCCTTCTGGGCGTCGTCGAATCGCGGACTCTGCGATCTGCTGGGACCCGGCACCCATGGCACGACCTATGGGGGCAATCCGCTCGTGAGCGCCGTCGGTAACAAGGTGCTCGAGATCATCGAACGCGACAATCTCCTGGACAACGCCAAGGCTCGTGGCGCACAGCTTCGCGACGGCCTGCTGGCCGCAAACCACCCTTCGATCGACACGGTGCGCGCCCTCGGTCTCATGCTCGGCATCGAGCTTGTCCCTGGGATCACCGCCATCGACACGGTAAAGGCGCTCATGGCTGGGGGGCTGCTGACCATCCCGGCCGGTGAGAAGGTCGTGAGGCTGTTGCCTCCGCTCAATGTTACGCCGGAGGACACCGCCGAGTCGCTCGACCGCATCCTGAAAAACCTCCCGAAGGCCTAG
- the murQ gene encoding N-acetylmuramic acid 6-phosphate etherase yields MGAFSKNLILGIEGGATKTRWILCEKENESLVSITEGVLGPGSLRLLSLEELRHLLSVMPADASRVGVFLAGCATERDREVLREVADSVWPHATVRVGSDRESGFAAAFQDHDGIAVIAGTGSAVTGRAGGIEDRAGGWGHLLGDSGGGYDIAINALRRILYDYDTAREITPLAAETLQLLGINTLAELTVWAQAAHKSDLARITPVVFRHAEEFSVARILRRGAAALARLAGSVARRLEFHSPVVRLQGGVFTGQPIYRDLFEQEFRKAWPTADIDVCTTPGSMGSVYLAAGHMPDPVRVQTVAESEVAQAVTEQPNPRSADLGLLPTRKLVELFATEERAVEEAVRHCVPELAIAVDLLTASLQAGGRLFYIGAGTSGRLGLLDASEMPPTFGVEPELVQGVLAGGVAAVMRSSESAEDSREAGALALRDRGVRDSDVVCGITASGRTPYVLGALAEARRLGAGTIFLTCNPRRDRAVGHADVEIDLPTGPEIITGSTRLKAGTATKVALNILSTCVMVRLGRVDGNSMSCLKPTNEKLRRRAAQIVADCAKIDFEQALDLLSCTNWDIREAILRTKSHISP; encoded by the coding sequence GTGGGCGCGTTTTCCAAGAATTTAATCCTCGGAATCGAGGGCGGCGCGACAAAAACCCGGTGGATTCTCTGTGAGAAAGAAAACGAGTCGCTCGTTTCGATCACCGAAGGCGTACTCGGTCCGGGCAGCCTGAGGCTCCTGAGCCTGGAGGAGCTCCGGCATCTTCTCTCTGTGATGCCGGCGGACGCGAGCCGGGTGGGGGTATTTCTGGCCGGATGTGCGACGGAGCGCGATCGCGAGGTTTTGCGCGAGGTGGCGGATTCCGTCTGGCCGCATGCGACAGTGCGGGTCGGGAGTGACCGGGAGTCCGGTTTTGCCGCCGCCTTTCAGGATCACGATGGCATCGCTGTGATCGCGGGTACGGGTTCGGCGGTAACTGGGCGCGCTGGCGGGATCGAGGATCGGGCGGGCGGCTGGGGGCATCTCCTGGGAGACTCGGGCGGCGGGTACGACATCGCCATCAATGCCCTCCGACGTATCCTGTACGACTACGATACCGCGAGGGAAATCACCCCGCTGGCTGCCGAGACGCTTCAGCTTCTCGGTATCAATACGCTGGCAGAACTCACCGTATGGGCGCAGGCCGCGCACAAGAGTGACCTCGCACGGATCACGCCGGTCGTCTTCCGCCATGCGGAAGAGTTTTCGGTAGCGCGCATCTTGCGGCGGGGCGCGGCGGCACTGGCACGACTGGCCGGCAGCGTGGCGCGGAGGTTGGAGTTTCACTCTCCGGTGGTGCGCCTGCAAGGAGGGGTTTTTACTGGCCAGCCAATATACAGAGACCTGTTCGAGCAAGAGTTTCGCAAGGCTTGGCCTACCGCCGATATCGATGTCTGCACGACACCGGGAAGCATGGGATCCGTCTATCTCGCGGCGGGGCACATGCCAGACCCCGTCCGCGTCCAGACCGTCGCGGAATCCGAGGTGGCCCAGGCGGTAACCGAGCAGCCCAACCCGCGTTCGGCGGATCTTGGTCTCCTCCCCACGCGAAAACTCGTGGAGCTTTTTGCCACGGAGGAGCGGGCCGTTGAGGAGGCCGTCCGCCACTGTGTGCCGGAACTCGCCATTGCGGTGGATCTCCTGACCGCCTCGCTTCAAGCCGGTGGGAGGTTGTTTTACATCGGAGCTGGTACGAGCGGTCGGCTCGGGCTGCTCGATGCGAGTGAAATGCCGCCGACCTTTGGCGTTGAGCCGGAACTGGTGCAGGGAGTCCTCGCTGGAGGCGTGGCGGCAGTGATGCGGAGTTCAGAAAGCGCGGAAGATTCCCGCGAGGCCGGAGCACTTGCATTGAGGGATCGCGGAGTGCGGGATTCCGATGTGGTCTGCGGGATCACGGCAAGCGGTCGCACTCCCTACGTATTAGGCGCTCTGGCCGAGGCGAGGCGTCTCGGAGCGGGCACGATATTTCTCACCTGCAATCCCCGGAGGGACCGTGCCGTCGGGCATGCCGATGTCGAGATCGATCTGCCTACCGGGCCGGAAATCATCACCGGCTCGACCCGTCTCAAGGCAGGCACCGCCACGAAGGTCGCCCTGAATATCCTTTCCACCTGTGTGATGGTGCGCCTGGGAAGGGTGGACGGGAATTCTATGTCCTGTTTGAAGCCGACCAATGAGAAGCTTCGCCGCCGTGCAGCTCAGATCGTGGCGGACTGTGCGAAAATCGACTTCGAGCAAGCCCTCGACCTTCTGAGCTGCACGAATTGGGACATTCGAGAGGCCATCTTGCGTACAAAAAGCCACATTTCCCCCTGA
- a CDS encoding VanZ family protein yields MKADLKFFRIIVSWLGVLLWCVTLWILSSIPGGKLPEVDVPNIDKFVHFGYFMAGAALLANAFHQSTALSGRKLFLVVVATVMLVGAADEIHQLFTPNRSGSDFGDWIADVTGGVAGALIVGWFYGRRRK; encoded by the coding sequence TTGAAGGCTGACCTTAAATTTTTTCGTATCATCGTCTCCTGGCTCGGCGTCCTGCTATGGTGCGTAACTCTCTGGATTCTCTCCTCCATCCCGGGGGGAAAGCTGCCGGAGGTTGACGTCCCCAACATCGATAAGTTTGTCCACTTCGGCTACTTCATGGCTGGCGCGGCACTACTGGCCAATGCCTTTCATCAGTCGACCGCTTTGTCCGGACGGAAGCTCTTTCTCGTTGTCGTCGCGACGGTGATGCTGGTCGGCGCGGCAGATGAGATCCACCAACTCTTCACACCCAACCGCTCAGGCAGCGATTTCGGTGACTGGATCGCTGACGTCACGGGTGGCGTCGCCGGGGCACTCATCGTAGGATGGTTTTATGGCCGACGCCGCAAGTAA
- the queA gene encoding tRNA preQ1(34) S-adenosylmethionine ribosyltransferase-isomerase QueA: MLVSDFDFDLPPELIASRPLPDRDGSRMMVVDRSTGEITHRSFRDFPSYLAPGDLVVLNDSRVIKARLRTPDQRTELLLLEPVDSSAWKCLGKPGRRLRIGMSMEIAGTVATVRDILPDGERVVEFASPPDLQTHGAMPIPPYFRREADAEDDVRYQTVFADEPGSVAAPTAGLHFTPELLSTLPHAFLTLHVGIGTFLPVKVDRVADHVMHEERYSISPEAAQAINAAKRIVAIGTTASRVLESQPAGPIQPHSGSTAIFIHPGYHFKHVGALLTNFHLPKSTLIMLVSALAGTDLIRRAYEEAVRERYRFFSYGDCMLVV, from the coding sequence ATGCTGGTATCCGACTTTGACTTTGACCTCCCGCCCGAGCTGATCGCCTCGCGCCCGCTGCCTGACCGCGATGGCTCGCGCATGATGGTGGTCGACCGCTCGACCGGGGAGATCACGCACCGTTCCTTCCGCGACTTTCCCTCCTACCTCGCGCCGGGGGACCTCGTGGTGCTCAATGATTCGCGCGTGATCAAGGCCCGCCTGCGCACGCCTGACCAGCGCACGGAATTGCTGCTTCTGGAGCCAGTTGACTCCTCCGCCTGGAAGTGCCTGGGCAAACCCGGTCGCCGCCTGCGTATCGGCATGTCCATGGAGATTGCCGGTACGGTGGCCACCGTGCGCGATATCCTGCCCGATGGCGAGCGCGTCGTGGAGTTTGCCTCCCCGCCCGATCTCCAGACACATGGCGCGATGCCCATTCCGCCCTATTTCCGGCGCGAGGCGGATGCCGAGGATGACGTGCGCTACCAGACGGTCTTTGCTGACGAGCCGGGGTCCGTCGCCGCTCCCACTGCAGGCTTGCATTTCACCCCCGAGCTTCTTTCCACGCTGCCCCACGCCTTTCTCACCCTGCATGTCGGCATCGGCACGTTCCTGCCGGTGAAGGTCGACCGCGTGGCTGATCACGTGATGCACGAGGAACGCTACAGTATCTCGCCCGAGGCCGCGCAGGCCATCAATGCTGCGAAACGGATCGTCGCCATTGGCACCACCGCCTCGCGCGTGCTCGAGAGCCAGCCCGCCGGGCCGATTCAGCCCCACTCCGGATCGACCGCGATATTCATTCACCCGGGGTATCACTTCAAACATGTCGGAGCGCTTCTGACGAATTTTCACCTCCCAAAGTCCACCCTTATCATGCTCGTCTCCGCCCTGGCCGGAACCGACCTTATTCGCCGAGCCTACGAGGAGGCGGTGCGGGAGCGTTATCGGTTCTTCAGTTACGGCGATTGCATGCTTGTCGTGTAG
- the argF gene encoding ornithine carbamoyltransferase: MKHLLSIESLSRAEIEQIVDLTHEMKASRGQHSSKPLQGECWALMFSKSSTRTRVSFEVGIRELGGDVIFLAADDIQLGRGEPIRDTARVMGRMLHGAVIRTFAQTDVEDFASYGRIPTVNALTDEEHPCQILTDLFTIKELRGSLDNLVVTFIGDGDCNVSRSWIWAAARLGFELRIASPEKFQPPAELVARSGGKITVTEDVIGASAGSDVLYTDVWVSMGKEEEAAFRLAQFQSYQINDETLKVAPNALVMHCLPAYRGKEITEAAFERHADTIFREAENRLHTQKTILSLLKQS, from the coding sequence GTGAAACACCTCCTCTCCATCGAGTCGCTTTCCCGCGCGGAAATCGAACAAATCGTCGACCTGACGCATGAGATGAAGGCATCACGCGGCCAACATTCCTCCAAGCCGCTGCAGGGAGAATGCTGGGCCCTGATGTTTTCCAAATCGTCCACACGCACCCGCGTAAGCTTCGAAGTCGGCATCCGGGAACTGGGTGGCGACGTGATCTTTCTCGCAGCCGACGACATTCAGTTGGGCCGCGGCGAACCGATTCGCGACACAGCCCGCGTGATGGGACGCATGCTCCATGGCGCAGTGATACGTACCTTTGCCCAGACTGACGTCGAGGATTTCGCCTCGTATGGTCGCATCCCGACCGTAAATGCCCTCACCGACGAAGAGCATCCCTGCCAGATCCTTACCGATCTTTTCACGATCAAGGAACTCCGTGGTTCGCTCGACAATCTCGTCGTTACCTTCATCGGCGATGGAGACTGCAATGTCTCGCGCTCCTGGATCTGGGCGGCCGCCCGGCTCGGTTTTGAGTTGAGAATTGCCTCGCCCGAGAAATTCCAGCCACCGGCTGAACTCGTCGCCCGCTCGGGCGGCAAGATCACCGTCACCGAGGACGTCATCGGAGCTTCAGCCGGTTCCGACGTACTCTACACCGACGTCTGGGTGAGCATGGGCAAGGAGGAGGAGGCTGCCTTCCGTCTCGCTCAATTTCAAAGCTATCAGATCAATGACGAGACGCTGAAGGTCGCTCCCAATGCCCTTGTCATGCACTGCCTTCCCGCATATCGGGGCAAGGAAATCACCGAGGCCGCCTTTGAGCGTCACGCCGACACGATCTTCCGAGAGGCAGAGAACAGGCTCCATACCCAGAAGACGATCCTGTCCCTTCTCAAGCAAAGCTAA
- the ligA gene encoding NAD-dependent DNA ligase LigA gives MADAASNPHDRIRHLRAELARHNELYYAKAAPEISDQEFDRLLRELADLEEAHPELADPDSPTRRVGGGPLEAFTQVQHLVRMQSLDNTYDETEVAEFVARLNKLLPETEIPLTVEAKVDGVAISLLYENGRLARAATRGDGVAGDDVTENIRTIKSVPHVLRGSAPARIEIRGEVYLPKAQFARINEERDEQGLPAFANPRNAAAGSLKQLDSRIVAKRGLEAIFYGFGAYEGEMPSTQQDFFQQLGAWGVPASEWVRRTVTVEETLAAIRDLGTVRHDFTYETDGAVLKVDVLAQREQLGSTSKAPRWAIAYKYEPERARTRLHAITIQVGRTGVLTPVAELEPVFVSGSTVSRATLHNEEEVHRKDIRVGDWVLIEKAGEVIPAVVEVLKTERTGKEEPFQMPDHCPSCGGTVLREEGQVAVRCTNPSCDAQLRRRLEHYAHRGAMDIEGLGESMVDQLISSNLVSGITDIYSLTADQLLGLERMGEKSASNLLAGIDASRNRPLWRLLFGLGILHVGAAAARKLADRFRTMEALATATEEELKATEDVGEVMARSIHQWFRNPKVVELLESLKAAGLNYGERDEHGGSGDGKFKGTTWVITGTLSSPRDEIAEIIRQNGGTVSGSVSKKTTYLLAGEEAGSKLEKARKLGVKEVTEAEFRKLLEVSAE, from the coding sequence ATGGCCGACGCCGCAAGTAATCCCCACGACCGCATCCGTCATCTCCGGGCCGAGCTCGCCCGCCACAATGAGCTTTACTACGCCAAGGCCGCCCCGGAGATTTCCGACCAGGAGTTTGACCGCCTCCTCCGTGAACTGGCCGATCTCGAGGAGGCGCACCCGGAGCTGGCCGATCCCGATTCCCCCACCCGACGCGTCGGCGGCGGACCACTTGAGGCCTTCACCCAGGTCCAGCATCTCGTCCGCATGCAGAGCCTCGACAATACGTACGACGAGACCGAGGTGGCGGAGTTCGTCGCGAGGCTGAACAAACTGCTGCCGGAAACCGAAATCCCGCTCACAGTGGAAGCCAAGGTCGATGGCGTCGCCATTTCCCTGCTCTACGAGAATGGCCGTCTCGCCCGCGCTGCCACGCGAGGCGATGGCGTGGCCGGAGATGACGTGACGGAAAACATCCGCACCATCAAATCCGTGCCGCATGTGCTGAGAGGTTCTGCCCCGGCGCGTATCGAGATTCGCGGCGAAGTCTATCTTCCCAAGGCGCAGTTTGCCCGCATCAACGAAGAGCGCGACGAGCAGGGGTTACCCGCCTTTGCCAATCCGCGCAATGCTGCGGCCGGTTCACTCAAGCAGCTCGACTCGCGCATCGTGGCAAAACGTGGGCTGGAGGCCATCTTCTATGGTTTCGGCGCATACGAGGGCGAGATGCCGTCCACCCAGCAGGATTTCTTCCAACAGCTTGGCGCCTGGGGCGTTCCCGCCTCCGAGTGGGTGCGCCGCACCGTGACGGTCGAGGAAACCCTCGCCGCCATCCGCGATCTCGGCACGGTCCGCCATGATTTTACGTACGAGACCGACGGCGCGGTGCTGAAGGTCGACGTCCTCGCCCAGCGCGAGCAACTCGGCTCCACCTCAAAGGCTCCCCGCTGGGCCATCGCCTACAAGTACGAGCCAGAGCGCGCCCGCACCAGGCTGCACGCCATCACCATCCAGGTGGGCCGCACCGGAGTGCTCACGCCCGTGGCTGAACTCGAGCCTGTGTTTGTCAGCGGCAGCACGGTCAGCCGGGCCACTCTGCACAATGAAGAGGAGGTTCATCGCAAGGACATCCGCGTCGGAGACTGGGTGCTTATCGAAAAAGCGGGTGAGGTCATTCCCGCCGTGGTCGAGGTACTGAAAACCGAGCGTACCGGGAAGGAAGAGCCCTTTCAGATGCCGGACCACTGCCCATCCTGCGGCGGCACTGTGCTTCGCGAGGAAGGACAGGTCGCCGTACGCTGTACGAACCCCTCCTGCGACGCGCAGCTCCGCCGCCGCCTCGAACACTACGCCCACCGGGGCGCGATGGATATCGAGGGCCTGGGCGAGAGCATGGTCGACCAGCTCATTTCCTCCAATCTGGTGTCTGGCATCACCGATATATACTCTCTCACCGCCGACCAGCTCCTCGGCCTCGAGCGAATGGGGGAAAAAAGCGCGTCCAATCTCCTCGCGGGCATCGACGCCAGCCGCAACCGCCCGCTGTGGCGGCTGCTCTTCGGCCTCGGCATCCTGCACGTCGGCGCCGCCGCCGCTCGCAAGCTGGCCGATCGCTTCCGCACCATGGAGGCACTGGCTACCGCAACGGAGGAGGAGTTGAAGGCGACCGAGGATGTCGGCGAGGTCATGGCACGCAGCATTCACCAGTGGTTCCGCAACCCCAAGGTGGTCGAGCTGCTTGAGAGCCTCAAGGCCGCCGGATTGAACTACGGCGAACGTGACGAGCATGGCGGGTCGGGCGATGGAAAATTCAAGGGGACCACGTGGGTCATCACCGGCACCCTCAGTTCACCCCGCGATGAGATTGCCGAGATAATCCGCCAGAATGGGGGCACGGTTTCCGGCAGTGTAAGCAAGAAGACCACCTATCTGCTCGCGGGTGAGGAGGCCGGCAGCAAACTCGAGAAAGCCCGCAAACTCGGCGTGAAGGAAGTCACCGAGGCCGAGTTCCGCAAGCTCCTTGAGGTGAGCGCGGAATAA
- a CDS encoding VOC family protein — protein sequence MVKRLLHTRYRVSDLEKTVHFYKDVLGLEETRRSQSGRGSQLVFFKAPGSEEEIEICKYDASGPVQVGPDLTHLAFEVEDMDAFAKHASALGYPLSDGPHTTSSGSVIAFVDAPEGYEVELIQHAK from the coding sequence ATGGTGAAACGACTGCTGCACACGCGCTATCGCGTGAGCGACCTCGAGAAGACGGTGCATTTCTACAAAGACGTCCTCGGGCTGGAAGAAACCCGGCGCTCCCAGAGTGGGCGAGGCTCGCAACTCGTTTTCTTCAAGGCTCCCGGCAGCGAGGAAGAGATCGAGATTTGCAAATACGACGCCAGCGGTCCTGTGCAGGTCGGTCCCGACCTCACCCATCTCGCTTTTGAGGTGGAGGACATGGATGCCTTTGCCAAACACGCCTCCGCCCTGGGTTACCCGCTGAGCGACGGCCCCCACACCACATCGAGCGGTTCCGTCATCGCCTTTGTCGACGCCCCCGAGGGGTATGAAGTCGAGCTGATCCAGCACGCCAAGTAG
- a CDS encoding CopG family antitoxin: protein MRVLSKWSDVPTFSDEREEAEFWKETSLDLRLMNASMLKTDNRDSTTITLRFDPRMLARIKRLARSRYLNYQSMIKQWLSERLEKELKDLES from the coding sequence ATGAGGGTTCTCAGCAAATGGAGCGACGTTCCGACTTTTTCGGACGAGCGGGAAGAAGCGGAGTTTTGGAAAGAGACGTCCCTCGATCTGAGGCTCATGAATGCCTCGATGCTCAAAACGGACAACCGCGACTCCACGACGATCACCCTGCGGTTTGACCCCCGCATGCTCGCTCGCATCAAGCGTCTCGCTCGCTCGCGGTATCTCAATTACCAGAGCATGATCAAACAATGGCTCAGCGAACGCTTGGAGAAAGAACTCAAGGACCTCGAGTCCTGA
- a CDS encoding BrnT family toxin — protein MEFDWINAPADLGDLTPREVEETFEDPFSIRLLPELDDSSDARYFILGRAVSGKLLFTVFWTDGKRYRIIQSRIMTEAEAGFYERKNAELNN, from the coding sequence ATGGAGTTCGACTGGATCAATGCCCCCGCCGACCTCGGGGATCTTACCCCCCGTGAGGTTGAAGAAACTTTCGAGGACCCCTTCAGCATCCGGCTTCTGCCGGAGTTGGATGATTCCAGCGATGCGCGTTATTTCATCCTGGGCCGCGCGGTTTCGGGAAAACTGCTTTTCACCGTCTTCTGGACCGATGGCAAACGCTATCGCATCATCCAGTCGCGCATCATGACCGAAGCCGAAGCAGGCTTCTACGAGCGTAAAAACGCGGAACTGAATAACTGA
- a CDS encoding sigma-70 family RNA polymerase sigma factor, with protein sequence MSPESDIAEIEEMIRKIGMGDRASFEAFYDRFSGLIYSTVLHVLNDPADAEDCAQEVFFMLWEKAPMYDPARGKPLTWAITMARNKAIDRLRSLQRRFRLHDEVQRETAPDDLLTQREPFEDLDTSEKGELIRNAVLKLNRDQREAIEMAYFGGLTQQEIATRLQEPVGTVKARIRRGMMRLRKMIGSTL encoded by the coding sequence ATGAGCCCGGAATCTGACATAGCCGAGATCGAGGAGATGATTCGCAAGATCGGCATGGGGGACCGAGCGAGTTTCGAGGCATTTTATGATCGGTTCTCCGGCCTCATTTACTCGACCGTCCTGCATGTCCTCAATGATCCCGCTGATGCGGAAGATTGTGCCCAGGAGGTTTTTTTCATGCTGTGGGAAAAGGCTCCCATGTATGATCCGGCACGTGGAAAGCCGCTCACCTGGGCTATCACCATGGCACGGAACAAGGCCATCGACCGACTGCGCTCCCTGCAAAGACGTTTCCGTCTGCATGACGAGGTGCAGCGGGAGACCGCTCCCGACGATCTCCTCACCCAGCGTGAACCTTTCGAGGATCTCGACACCAGCGAAAAGGGTGAGCTCATACGCAACGCCGTGCTGAAGCTGAACCGCGACCAGCGGGAGGCCATCGAGATGGCGTACTTTGGCGGTCTCACCCAGCAGGAGATCGCCACCCGGCTGCAGGAGCCTGTCGGTACGGTGAAGGCTCGCATCCGGCGCGGCATGATGCGCCTGCGCAAGATGATCGGCTCGACTCTTTGA